A stretch of Channa argus isolate prfri chromosome 16, Channa argus male v1.0, whole genome shotgun sequence DNA encodes these proteins:
- the ivd gene encoding isovaleryl-CoA dehydrogenase, mitochondrial, whose amino-acid sequence MFAVRNALRLCSRLSIPAVARRGCAGAAIPVDDVVNGLTDEQIQLRQTVHKFFAEKLAPYADEIDRKNEFPGMRKFWKEMGEMGLLGITAPVEYGGTGLGYLEHVIVLEEMSRVSAGIALSYGAHSNLCVNQLVRHANEKQREKYMPKLLTGDHVGALAMSESNAGSDVVSMKLRAKKKGDYYVLNGNKFWITNGPDADVLIVYAKTEPDAHQRGITAFIVEKGMPGFSTAQKLDKLGMRGSNTCELVFEDCKIPEENILGQLNKGVYVLMSGLDLERLVLASGPIGIMQAVLDVAIPYLHVREAFGQKIGHFQLMQGKMADMYTRLSACRQYLYNVARACDKGHFSAMDCAGVILYCAENATQVALDGIQCLGGNGYINDYPVGRFLRDAKLYEIGAGTSEVRRLVIGRTFNSMFK is encoded by the exons GAGGATGCGCCGGGGCTGCGATTCCGGTGGACGATGTGGTGAACGGGCTCACCGACGAGCAGATACAG CTTAGACAGACAGTTCATAAATTCTTTGCAGAAAAGCTCGCCCCTTATGCTGACGAGATTGATAGGAAGAATGAATTTCCAGGAATGCGG AAATTTTGGAAAGAGATGGGGGAGATGGGACTGCTTGGGATCACTGCTCCAG TGGAATATGGTGGCACAGGATTGGGCTACCTCGAACATGTGATTGTTTTGGAGGAAATGTCAAGAGTGTCAGCAGGCATTGCTCTTAGTTATGGCGCCCACTCTAACCTCTGTGTCAACCAGTTGGTTCGCCATGCAAATGAAAAGCAGAGGGAGAAGTACATGCCAAAG TTACTGACAGGTGATCATGTTGGAGCTCTGGCAATGAGTGAGTCTAATGCCGGCTCTGATGTCGTATCAATGAAACTCAGAGCCAAGAAGAAAG GTGACTACTATGTTCTAAATGGCAATAAGTTCTGGATCACAAACGGCCCAGATGCCGATGTCCTTATTGTTTATGCCAAGACAGAACCTGATGCCCATCAAAGAGGCATCACAGCATTCATTGTTGAAAAG GGAATGCCAGGTTTCTCTACTGCACAGAAGCTCGACAAACTCGGCATGAGAGGATCCAACACCTGTGAGCTCGTCTTTGAAGACTGCAAAATCCCAG aGGAGAACATCCTTGGTCAATTGAACAAAGGTGTTTATGTATTAATGAGTGGCCTAGACCTAGAGAGGCTGGTACTTGCATCTGGACCTATTGG CATCATGCAGGCAGTGCTGGATGTTGCTATTCCCTATCTACACGTCAGAGAAGCATTTGGACAGAAGATTGGTCACTTTCAG CTTATGCAAGGCAAGATGGCCGACATGTACACCAGACTGAGTGCCTGTCGGCAGTATCTGTACAATGTTGCTCGGGCTTGTGACAAAGGACACTTTAGTGCAATG GATTGTGCAGGAGTGATCTTGTATTGTGCTGAGAATGCCACTCAGGTTGCTTTGGATGGTATTCAGTGTTTGG GTGGGAATGGTTATATCAACGACTACCCTGTGGGACGATTTCTTCGTGATGCAAAGCTGTATGAAATTGGGGCAGGCACAAGTGAAGTACGCCGGCTCGTCATTGGACGGACCTTCAACTCCATGTTCAAATAG